A portion of the Manihot esculenta cultivar AM560-2 chromosome 2, M.esculenta_v8, whole genome shotgun sequence genome contains these proteins:
- the LOC110609050 gene encoding B2 protein, whose amino-acid sequence MENNQQSFWQFSDQLRLHTSNLANLSLNDSIWSTSLASKRPDERRNFDIRVGGDVNSVINYKSKESDLNNGFNDEWKIGSSGAAARDLNGFNDGWKVGSSAKSYGLGPVGQVVGGGSQNNIGINGGFNKGTYSKNNHNNNINVHLKANKKKGEEDHGGKIGKKYTNKKNNGESNNDGKDKQSAVDKRFKTLPPSESLARNETVGGYIFVCNNDTMQENLKRQLFGLPPRYRDSVRAITPGLPLFLYNYSTHQLHGIFEAASFGGTNIDPTAWEDKKCPGESRFPAQVRVITRKICEPLEEDSFRPILHHYDGPKFRLELNIPEALSLLDIFEEENP is encoded by the exons ATGGAGAATAACCAGCAATCGTTTTGGCAATTCAGTGATCAGCTGAGGCTACACACTTCAAACCTAGCAAATCTGTCACTCAACGACTCAATATGGAGCACTTCTTTGGCATCAAAGAGGCCAGATGAGAGGAGGAATTTTGATATAAGAGTTGGAGGTGACGTGAATTCTGTTATTAATTACAAGTCGAAAGAGTCTGATTTGAATAATGGTTTCAATGATGAGTGGAAGATAGGATCTAGCGGTGCTGCTGCTAGGGATTTGAATGGATTTAACGATGGGTGGAAGGTAGGATCAAGTGCTAAAAGTTACGGACTTGGTCCTGTTGGTCAAGTTGTCGGTGGTGGATCTCAAAACAATATTGGGATCAATGGTGGGTTTAACAAGGGGACTTATTCAAAGAATAATCATAACAACAACATAAATGTTCACTTGAAGGCCAATAAGAAGAAGGGAGAGGAAGATCACGGAGGCAAAATTGGCAAGAAGTATACTAACAAGAAGAACAACGGTGAGAGCAACAACGACGGTAAAGATAAACAGAGTGCTGTTGATAAAAGGTTTAAGACACTTCCACCGTCAGAGTCTCTGGCAAGAAATGAAACTGTTGGTGGCTATATCTTTGTCTGCAACAATGATACTATGCAAGAGAATCTCAAGAGGCAACTCTTTG GTTTGCCTCCACGTTACCGAGATTCAGTGAGGGCGATTACTCCAGGCCTGCCCCTTTTCCTTTACAACTACTCCACCCACCAACTCCATGGAATCTTTGAG GCTGCAAGTTTTGGAGGAACAAACATTGATCCTACAGCCTGGGAGGACAAGAAATGCCCTGGAGAATCACGCTTCCCAGCTCAG GTGAGAGTTATTACAAGGAAAATTTGTGAGCCACTGGAAGAGGACTCCTTTAGGCCAATTCTTCACCACTATGATGGCCCTAAGTTCCGGCTTGAACTCAACATTCCAGAG GCGCTGTCTCTTCTGGACATATTTGAGGAAGAAAACCCTTGA